One region of Micromonospora lupini genomic DNA includes:
- a CDS encoding regulatory protein RecX has product MAGRRARTGRGWDASPPRTGDASDPPRPPRGRRTEQQVDQPESPPRDESEVAREICLRQLAVRPRTRAELADALAKRGISEEVSAEVLDRYDEVGIIDDAAFARAWVSSRHTGRGLARRALANELRRKGVDGEVATEALGELDEETEAATARTLVERKLRTARGEPDAVFRRLVGMLARKGYPPGVAIRAVKDALAAQSAEAAEFAEQIDADALADAEGDLERDNRPLD; this is encoded by the coding sequence GTGGCAGGACGACGCGCTCGTACGGGGCGAGGCTGGGATGCCAGCCCACCCCGTACGGGCGACGCCAGCGATCCTCCCCGCCCTCCCCGGGGTCGCCGGACCGAGCAGCAGGTCGACCAGCCGGAGTCGCCGCCTCGTGACGAGTCGGAGGTGGCTCGCGAGATCTGCCTGCGCCAGCTCGCCGTCCGGCCCCGCACCCGGGCCGAGCTGGCCGATGCGTTGGCCAAGCGGGGCATCTCCGAAGAGGTCTCGGCCGAGGTGCTCGACCGCTACGACGAGGTCGGCATCATCGACGACGCCGCGTTCGCCCGCGCCTGGGTGTCCAGCCGGCACACAGGTCGTGGCCTGGCCCGCCGGGCGCTCGCCAACGAGCTGCGCCGCAAGGGCGTCGACGGCGAGGTGGCCACCGAGGCGCTCGGCGAGCTGGACGAGGAGACCGAGGCGGCGACCGCGCGCACTCTGGTGGAGCGCAAACTGCGCACCGCCCGGGGTGAGCCCGACGCGGTCTTCCGTCGCCTGGTCGGGATGCTGGCCCGCAAGGGCTATCCGCCCGGCGTGGCCATCCGGGCGGTGAAGGACGCGCTTGCCGCGCAGAGCGCCGAGGCGGCCGAGTTCGCCGAGCAGATCGACGCGGACGCGCTCGCCGACGCCGAGGGTGATCTGGAGCGCGACAACCGTCCGCTCGACTGA
- a CDS encoding glutamate ABC transporter substrate-binding protein produces the protein MRMKRVAAVAMMASLALSAAACGKEGEPTPSAGGNASGAAQGDTCKSSGATFTPKTDAAVAGSPAFEKIKAAGKVSVGVKFDQPNLGYKDAQGKRCGFDIEIAQYVASTLGVDPTKIEYKEIASANRETAIKGGEVDYYVGTYSITDKRKNDISFAGPYFIAGQDLLVRKDETSITGKDTIKGKKVCSATGSTPIQKVRDEGLTEANNIVEFKTYSECVSQLLDKKVDAVTTDDAILKGYAAQNPDELKVVGQPFSTEKYGIGLPKDDKALRDYVNDQIEAAFTNGTWQKIYDGTLGKSGSAGTPPKLERY, from the coding sequence ATGCGTATGAAGCGCGTGGCGGCGGTCGCCATGATGGCGTCCCTCGCCCTGTCCGCCGCGGCCTGCGGCAAGGAGGGTGAGCCGACGCCGAGCGCCGGTGGAAACGCCTCCGGCGCCGCCCAGGGAGACACCTGCAAGAGCTCCGGCGCGACCTTCACCCCGAAGACGGACGCGGCCGTCGCCGGCAGCCCGGCCTTCGAGAAGATCAAGGCGGCGGGCAAGGTCTCCGTCGGCGTCAAGTTCGACCAGCCGAACCTCGGCTACAAGGACGCCCAGGGCAAGCGGTGCGGCTTCGACATCGAGATCGCCCAGTACGTGGCCAGCACGCTCGGCGTGGACCCGACGAAGATCGAGTACAAGGAGATCGCGTCGGCCAACCGGGAGACCGCGATCAAGGGTGGTGAGGTCGACTACTACGTCGGCACCTACTCGATCACCGACAAGCGCAAGAACGACATCTCCTTCGCCGGCCCGTACTTCATCGCCGGCCAGGACCTGCTGGTCCGCAAGGACGAGACGTCGATCACCGGCAAGGACACCATCAAGGGCAAGAAGGTCTGCTCGGCCACCGGCTCGACCCCGATCCAGAAGGTCCGCGACGAGGGTCTGACCGAGGCGAACAACATCGTCGAGTTCAAGACCTACTCGGAGTGCGTCTCGCAGCTGCTGGACAAGAAGGTCGACGCCGTCACCACCGACGACGCCATCCTCAAGGGCTACGCGGCGCAGAACCCGGACGAGCTCAAGGTCGTCGGCCAGCCGTTCAGCACCGAGAAGTACGGCATCGGCCTGCCGAAGGACGACAAGGCGCTGCGCGACTACGTGAACGACCAGATCGAGGCCGCCTTCACGAACGGCACGTGGCAGAAGATCTACGACGGCACGCTCGGCAAGTCCGGCTCGGCGGGCACCCCGCCCAAGCTCGAACGGTACTGA
- the recA gene encoding recombinase RecA, translated as MAAGPDREKALDLALAQIDKQFGKGSVMRLGDRPVVQTAIIPTGSIALDVALGIGGLPRGRVVEIYGPESSGKTTVALHSVASAQRLGGIAAFIDAEHALDPEYAKALGVDTDAMLVSQPDTGEQALEIADMLIRSGAIDIIVIDSVAALVPRAEIEGEMGDSHVGLQARLMSQALRKITGVLSNTGTTAIFINQLREKIGVMFGSPETTTGGRALKFYASVRLDVRRIESLKDGTDVVGNRTRVKVVKNKVAAPFKQAEFDIMYGKGISREGSLIDVGVEQAIIRKSGAWYTYDGDQLGQGKEKAREFLKENPDVAAEIEKKILEKLGVGVGAGDAAGGPELPPVDF; from the coding sequence ATGGCAGCAGGTCCTGACCGGGAGAAGGCGCTCGACCTTGCTCTCGCTCAGATTGACAAGCAATTCGGCAAGGGCTCGGTGATGCGGCTGGGTGACCGGCCGGTCGTCCAGACCGCGATCATTCCGACCGGCTCCATCGCGCTCGACGTGGCGCTGGGCATCGGTGGCCTGCCCCGTGGCCGGGTGGTCGAGATCTACGGCCCGGAGTCCAGCGGTAAGACCACTGTGGCGCTGCACTCGGTGGCCAGCGCGCAGCGGCTCGGCGGCATCGCCGCCTTCATCGACGCCGAGCACGCGCTCGACCCGGAGTACGCGAAGGCCCTTGGCGTCGACACCGACGCGATGCTGGTCTCGCAGCCGGACACCGGCGAGCAGGCGCTGGAGATCGCGGACATGCTGATCCGCTCCGGCGCGATCGACATCATCGTGATCGACTCGGTGGCGGCCCTGGTGCCGCGTGCCGAGATCGAGGGCGAGATGGGCGACAGCCACGTGGGCCTCCAGGCCCGGCTGATGAGCCAGGCACTACGGAAGATCACCGGTGTGCTCAGCAACACCGGCACCACGGCGATCTTCATCAACCAGCTGCGGGAAAAGATCGGTGTCATGTTCGGCAGCCCGGAGACCACCACAGGTGGTCGGGCGCTGAAGTTCTACGCCTCGGTCCGGCTCGACGTGCGACGCATCGAGAGCCTCAAGGACGGCACCGACGTGGTCGGTAACCGCACCCGGGTCAAGGTCGTGAAGAACAAGGTGGCCGCGCCGTTCAAGCAGGCCGAGTTCGACATCATGTACGGCAAGGGCATCTCGCGTGAGGGCTCGCTCATCGACGTCGGCGTGGAGCAGGCGATCATCCGCAAGTCCGGAGCGTGGTACACGTACGACGGCGACCAGCTCGGCCAGGGCAAGGAGAAGGCCCGGGAGTTCCTGAAGGAAAACCCGGACGTGGCCGCCGAGATCGAGAAGAAGATCCTGGAGAAGCTCGGCGTCGGGGTCGGCGCGGGTGACGCCGCCGGTGGCCCGGAGCTGCCGCCTGTCGACTTCTGA
- a CDS encoding amino acid ABC transporter permease, giving the protein MSQASILYDLPGPRAKRRNAILGVASTVGIIALLAYVGYKFADTGQFEARKWEQFQYASVQRELLGGLGATLKAAGIAAVLALLFGAVFASGRLSDKWILRTPATFVVELFRAIPLLILIFFGYYVPLQYGWSIDKLWALVIGLVLYNGSVLAEIFRAGINAVPYGQTEGAYAIGMRKNQVLRLILLPQAVRSMLPAIVSQLVVLLKDTALGFIITYPELLFVGKQIGGRLPFGLPYVPTYLIVAAIYIAICGSLSALAWWLQKRMGRTPRTAAKVLPAQDAGADSARMI; this is encoded by the coding sequence TTGAGCCAGGCGTCGATCCTCTACGACCTGCCCGGGCCCCGCGCCAAACGGCGCAACGCGATCCTGGGCGTCGCCTCCACCGTCGGCATCATCGCGCTGCTCGCCTACGTCGGCTACAAGTTCGCCGACACCGGCCAGTTCGAGGCCCGCAAGTGGGAGCAGTTCCAGTACGCCTCGGTGCAACGGGAGTTGCTCGGCGGCCTGGGGGCGACGCTGAAGGCGGCAGGCATCGCCGCGGTACTCGCGCTGCTCTTCGGCGCGGTCTTCGCCAGTGGCCGACTGAGCGACAAGTGGATCCTGCGGACCCCGGCGACGTTCGTGGTGGAGCTGTTCCGGGCGATCCCGCTGCTGATCCTGATCTTCTTCGGCTACTACGTGCCGCTGCAGTACGGCTGGTCGATCGACAAGCTGTGGGCGCTTGTCATCGGGCTGGTGCTCTACAACGGCTCGGTGCTCGCGGAGATCTTCCGGGCTGGCATCAACGCCGTGCCGTACGGGCAGACCGAGGGCGCGTACGCGATCGGCATGCGCAAGAACCAGGTGCTGCGACTGATCCTGCTGCCGCAGGCGGTCCGGTCGATGCTCCCGGCGATCGTCAGTCAGCTCGTCGTGCTGCTCAAGGACACGGCGCTGGGGTTCATCATCACGTACCCCGAACTGCTGTTCGTTGGCAAGCAGATCGGCGGTCGGTTGCCGTTCGGGCTGCCGTACGTGCCGACGTACCTGATCGTGGCGGCGATCTACATCGCCATCTGCGGTTCGCTGTCGGCGCTGGCCTGGTGGTTGCAGAAGCGGATGGGCCGCACGCCGCGCACGGCCGCCAAGGTGCTGCCCGCCCAGGACGCCGGCGCGGACTCCGCACGGATGATCTGA
- a CDS encoding amino acid ABC transporter permease yields the protein MGAFFRVLTDNGQLFVDGFTNTVKLFLIAAVGSLVLGTLLGAMRVSPVPALRAFGATYVNLVRNTPLTLVFAFLVFAVPKLDVNIDYFPSAAIALTVYTSAFVCEVIRSGVNTVAAGQAEAARALGMTFGQVLTLIVLPQALRAMVPPMMSVYIAMLKNTTIAAGFSVLEAGAIPAYMAERGEPQFAVLLWITIGFLILILPLVALQRFLERKWRVAR from the coding sequence ATGGGCGCGTTCTTCCGCGTACTGACGGACAACGGGCAACTGTTCGTCGACGGGTTCACCAACACCGTCAAACTCTTCCTGATCGCCGCGGTCGGCAGCCTCGTCCTCGGCACGCTGCTCGGCGCGATGCGGGTCTCCCCCGTGCCGGCCCTGCGGGCGTTCGGTGCCACGTACGTCAACCTGGTGCGCAACACCCCTCTGACGCTTGTCTTCGCGTTCCTCGTCTTCGCGGTTCCGAAGCTCGACGTCAACATCGACTACTTTCCCAGCGCCGCCATCGCGTTGACCGTCTACACCTCGGCGTTCGTCTGCGAGGTGATCCGCTCCGGCGTGAACACGGTCGCGGCCGGGCAGGCCGAGGCGGCACGCGCGCTGGGCATGACCTTCGGCCAGGTGCTCACGCTCATCGTGCTGCCGCAGGCCCTGCGGGCGATGGTCCCGCCGATGATGAGCGTGTACATCGCGATGCTGAAGAACACCACGATCGCCGCCGGGTTCTCGGTGCTGGAGGCCGGCGCGATCCCGGCGTACATGGCCGAGCGGGGTGAGCCGCAGTTCGCCGTCCTGCTCTGGATCACCATCGGCTTCCTGATCCTGATCCTTCCGCTTGTCGCCCTGCAACGGTTCCTGGAGCGCAAGTGGAGGGTGGCCCGATGA
- the selD gene encoding selenide, water dikinase SelD, translated as MTEPVRLTKYARGGGCACKIPPGELETMVAGLGPATGTAELLVGLDHGDDAAVVRLDERTGLVSTADFFTPVVDDAYDWGRIAAANALSDVYAMGGIPLVALNLLCWPRDVLPLELAREVLRGGQDVAREAGCHLAGGHSVDDDGPKYGLAVTGTVRPEELITLDAGRAGVPLSLTKPLGVGVLNTRHKATGESFPEAVATMSALNRDAARAAVAAGIRCGTDVTGFGLLGHASKLARASRLTVAIDTARVPYLAGAREALRDGYVSGGSRRNLEWVTQWTDFGAADEDERLLLADAQTSGGLLVAGELPGAPVVGELLPRGEHMVVLR; from the coding sequence ATGACCGAACCGGTACGACTGACGAAGTACGCCCGTGGCGGTGGCTGCGCCTGCAAGATTCCGCCGGGCGAGCTGGAGACCATGGTGGCCGGTCTCGGCCCGGCCACCGGAACTGCGGAGCTGCTTGTCGGCCTGGACCACGGCGACGACGCCGCGGTGGTCCGCCTGGACGAGCGGACGGGCCTGGTCAGCACCGCTGACTTCTTCACCCCGGTCGTCGACGACGCGTACGACTGGGGGCGCATCGCCGCCGCCAACGCGCTCTCCGACGTGTACGCGATGGGCGGCATCCCGCTCGTGGCGCTCAACCTGCTCTGCTGGCCGCGGGACGTGCTGCCGCTGGAGTTGGCGCGCGAGGTGCTGCGCGGCGGCCAGGACGTGGCCCGGGAGGCGGGCTGTCACCTGGCCGGTGGGCACAGCGTGGACGACGACGGTCCGAAGTACGGTCTCGCGGTCACCGGCACCGTGCGCCCGGAGGAGCTGATCACTCTGGACGCCGGTCGGGCCGGGGTGCCGCTGTCGCTGACCAAGCCGCTCGGCGTGGGCGTGCTCAACACCCGGCACAAGGCCACCGGCGAGAGCTTCCCGGAGGCGGTCGCCACGATGAGCGCTCTCAACCGGGACGCCGCGCGGGCGGCGGTCGCCGCCGGTATCCGCTGCGGCACCGACGTGACAGGCTTCGGCCTGCTCGGGCACGCCTCGAAGCTGGCCCGTGCCAGCCGACTCACGGTGGCCATCGACACCGCCCGCGTGCCGTACCTGGCCGGCGCGCGGGAGGCGCTGCGCGACGGGTACGTCAGCGGCGGCAGCCGTCGCAACCTGGAGTGGGTCACCCAGTGGACGGATTTCGGCGCGGCGGACGAGGATGAGCGGTTGCTGTTGGCCGACGCGCAGACCTCCGGCGGTCTGCTGGTCGCCGGTGAGCTGCCGGGCGCGCCCGTGGTGGGCGAGCTGCTGCCCCGCGGGGAGCACATGGTGGTGCTGCGCTGA
- the rny gene encoding ribonuclease Y — MNALDVVLLAAVLILAVVVVGAVLIGIRTMRRMGTAPAPEDPAFIAEKDRQEQSLAALRDAADHANSTIDVAKSAASAARAEAAAAKAEAKAARAEARRVLDDARAEADTVLERAHKQAEADAEQLRTTARRSGEREVAVLAATTREQAAEVERRAARMDERERLHTEEVERFAERERQLTAASAALAARESALAQREAELAEAEELRRRELERVAGLTAESARLELIDAIETSAKREAALLVRDIESDARNTAEQRARHIVVDAIQRVASEQTAESVVSVLHLPGDEMKGRIIGREGRNIRAFESVTGVNLIIDDTPEAVLLSCFDPVRREVGRLTLEKLVLDGRIHPHRIEEVYDLARQEVEQLCLRAAEDALVEVGITEIHPELVTLLGRLRYRTSYGQNVLKHLVETAHIAGIMAAELRLDVPTIKRSAFLHDIGKALTHEVEGSHAIIGADLARKYGEHEDVVHAIEAHHNEVPPQTIEAVLTQASDACSGGRPGARRESLEAYVKRLERIEEIAAGKLGVDKVFAMQAGREIRVMVKPDDVDDIGAAVLARDVAKQIEEELTYPGQIRVTVVRESRVTEIAR; from the coding sequence ATGAACGCCCTCGACGTCGTGCTTCTCGCGGCCGTTTTGATCCTCGCGGTGGTCGTGGTCGGAGCGGTGCTGATCGGCATTCGGACGATGCGCCGGATGGGCACGGCGCCGGCCCCGGAGGATCCGGCCTTCATCGCGGAGAAGGACCGTCAGGAGCAGTCCCTGGCCGCCCTGCGCGACGCCGCCGACCACGCGAACAGCACGATCGACGTGGCGAAGTCGGCCGCCTCCGCGGCTCGTGCCGAGGCGGCGGCGGCGAAGGCCGAGGCGAAGGCGGCTCGGGCCGAGGCCCGGCGGGTGCTCGACGACGCCCGCGCCGAGGCGGACACCGTGCTGGAACGGGCGCACAAGCAGGCCGAGGCGGACGCCGAGCAGCTGCGCACGACGGCCCGTCGCAGCGGCGAGCGGGAGGTCGCGGTGCTCGCCGCCACCACCAGGGAGCAGGCCGCCGAGGTGGAGCGCCGGGCGGCCCGGATGGACGAGCGGGAGCGGCTGCACACCGAGGAGGTGGAGCGCTTCGCCGAGCGGGAGCGGCAGCTCACGGCGGCGAGCGCCGCCCTCGCGGCCCGGGAGTCCGCGCTCGCCCAGCGCGAGGCCGAGCTGGCCGAGGCCGAGGAGCTACGCCGTCGGGAGCTGGAGCGGGTGGCCGGTCTCACCGCCGAGTCGGCCCGGCTGGAGCTGATCGACGCGATCGAGACGTCTGCCAAGCGGGAGGCGGCGCTGCTGGTGCGCGACATCGAGTCCGACGCGCGCAACACCGCCGAGCAGCGGGCCCGACACATCGTGGTGGACGCGATCCAGCGGGTGGCAAGCGAGCAGACCGCGGAGAGCGTGGTCAGCGTCCTGCACCTGCCCGGCGACGAGATGAAGGGGCGGATCATCGGCCGGGAGGGGCGCAACATCCGCGCCTTCGAGTCGGTGACCGGCGTCAACCTGATCATCGACGACACCCCCGAGGCGGTGCTGCTCTCCTGCTTCGACCCGGTCCGCCGGGAGGTCGGCCGGCTCACCCTGGAGAAGCTGGTCCTGGACGGGCGCATCCACCCGCACCGGATCGAGGAGGTCTACGACCTCGCTCGGCAGGAGGTGGAGCAGCTCTGCCTGCGCGCCGCCGAGGACGCCCTGGTCGAGGTCGGCATCACCGAGATCCACCCGGAGCTGGTGACCCTGCTCGGCCGGCTGCGCTACCGCACCTCGTACGGGCAGAACGTGCTCAAGCACCTGGTCGAGACGGCGCACATCGCCGGCATCATGGCCGCCGAGCTGCGGCTGGACGTGCCCACGATCAAACGGTCGGCGTTCCTGCACGACATCGGCAAGGCGCTCACCCACGAGGTCGAGGGCAGCCACGCCATCATCGGCGCCGACCTGGCCCGTAAGTACGGCGAACACGAGGACGTGGTGCACGCCATCGAGGCGCACCACAACGAGGTGCCGCCGCAGACCATCGAGGCCGTGCTCACGCAGGCTTCCGACGCCTGTTCCGGCGGTCGGCCGGGCGCGCGTCGGGAGAGCCTGGAGGCGTACGTCAAGCGGCTGGAGCGGATCGAGGAGATCGCGGCCGGCAAGCTCGGCGTCGACAAGGTGTTCGCCATGCAGGCCGGCCGGGAGATCCGGGTGATGGTCAAGCCGGACGACGTGGACGACATCGGGGCGGCCGTGCTGGCCCGCGACGTGGCCAAGCAGATCGAGGAGGAGCTGACCTACCCGGGTCAGATCCGGGTCACGGTGGTCCGCGAGTCCCGGGTCACCGAGATCGCCCGCTGA
- a CDS encoding MFS transporter — MATDLTVPRTGAGLDVAPIQRRTMRLLFTTQIIGGVGVTIGISVGALLAARVAGTAVAGVAQSAGVVGAALLAIPVTRIMARHGRRPGLVLAYAVGAVGGVLVVLAAATRSVPLLFLGMLLFGGGTAANLQARYTAVDLAEPARRGRQLSLIVWATTIGAVAAPNFAALADRVTTGWGLPPLAGPFAFSATAFVLASVVLLGLLRPDPLLTARRLAAADTPPTPAGPPGGAAPDAAVASNAAPGVDVAGGAGSAAAGPRRVAPTAAVAEAPAGGGAGPAAGPVGVRAPRAAGMRLAWSVVRGQPAARLGIAAVAIGHLVMVAVMAMTPVRLGESHADADVLRLVGIVLSLHIAGMYAFSPVVGWLTDRLGRRAVILGGVGLLLAACAVAGTAGHHTPRLSVGLVLLGLGWSGTMVAGSTLLSESVSAGVRPSVQGFSDLIMGLAGASAAVLSGFVMQLAGYPVLTLLAAVATVPLVALALRPVPTGAPGEED; from the coding sequence ATGGCCACCGACCTGACCGTGCCGCGTACCGGCGCCGGGCTCGACGTCGCGCCGATCCAGCGGCGCACCATGCGGCTGCTCTTCACCACCCAGATCATCGGCGGCGTCGGTGTGACGATCGGCATCTCCGTCGGCGCGCTGCTCGCCGCACGCGTCGCCGGCACCGCGGTGGCGGGCGTCGCGCAGAGCGCCGGGGTGGTCGGTGCCGCGCTGCTCGCCATCCCGGTCACCCGGATCATGGCGCGGCACGGCCGTCGTCCCGGCCTGGTGCTGGCGTACGCCGTGGGCGCCGTCGGCGGCGTCCTGGTGGTGCTGGCGGCGGCCACCCGCTCGGTGCCGCTGCTCTTCCTCGGCATGCTGCTCTTCGGCGGTGGCACCGCCGCGAACCTGCAGGCCCGCTACACGGCGGTGGACCTCGCCGAGCCGGCCCGCCGGGGGCGTCAGCTCTCGCTCATCGTCTGGGCCACCACCATCGGGGCCGTGGCCGCGCCGAACTTCGCCGCCCTGGCCGACCGGGTCACCACCGGCTGGGGGCTGCCGCCGCTGGCCGGCCCGTTCGCGTTCAGCGCGACGGCATTCGTGCTGGCCTCCGTCGTACTCCTCGGGCTGCTCCGGCCCGACCCACTGCTCACCGCGCGGCGGCTGGCGGCGGCCGACACGCCGCCGACCCCCGCCGGACCACCCGGCGGTGCCGCCCCGGACGCCGCCGTCGCGAGCAATGCCGCACCGGGCGTCGACGTGGCGGGCGGTGCCGGGTCGGCGGCCGCCGGGCCGAGGCGTGTCGCACCGACTGCCGCGGTGGCCGAGGCGCCGGCGGGCGGTGGAGCCGGGCCGGCCGCCGGGCCGGTCGGTGTGCGCGCGCCGCGCGCCGCCGGGATGCGGCTGGCCTGGTCGGTGGTACGCGGACAGCCCGCCGCCCGGCTCGGCATCGCGGCCGTGGCGATCGGTCACCTGGTGATGGTGGCGGTGATGGCGATGACCCCGGTCCGGCTCGGTGAGTCGCACGCCGACGCCGACGTGCTGCGGCTGGTCGGGATCGTGTTGAGCCTGCACATCGCGGGCATGTACGCGTTCTCCCCGGTGGTCGGCTGGCTCACCGACCGGCTGGGCCGGCGGGCGGTGATCCTCGGCGGGGTCGGGCTGCTGCTGGCTGCCTGCGCGGTCGCCGGTACCGCCGGGCACCACACGCCCCGGCTCTCGGTCGGTCTGGTCCTTCTCGGGCTGGGCTGGTCGGGGACGATGGTGGCCGGCTCGACGCTGCTCTCCGAGTCGGTGTCGGCAGGTGTGCGGCCCAGCGTCCAGGGGTTCTCCGACCTGATCATGGGGTTGGCGGGGGCCAGCGCCGCGGTGCTCAGTGGGTTTGTCATGCAACTCGCCGGTTATCCGGTGCTCACCCTGCTCGCGGCGGTCGCGACAGTGCCCCTGGTGGCGCTAGCGTTGCGCCCGGTGCCGACGGGGGCACCGGGCGAGGAGGATTGA
- a CDS encoding DUF3046 domain-containing protein, whose translation MRLTDFWARLEEAFGPGYAASIARDQVLSQLHGRTIEQALSSGEQTHVVWRAVCAAYPDRVPARLR comes from the coding sequence GTGCGGCTGACCGACTTCTGGGCGCGGCTGGAGGAGGCGTTCGGGCCGGGCTACGCGGCCAGCATCGCCCGCGACCAGGTGCTGTCCCAGCTCCATGGCCGGACCATCGAGCAGGCGCTGTCGTCGGGGGAGCAGACGCACGTGGTGTGGCGGGCGGTCTGCGCCGCGTATCCCGACCGCGTGCCCGCCCGACTACGCTGA
- a CDS encoding DUF2277 family protein, with product MCRSIKTLREPFTPQVTDADIEAAALQYVRKISGFRAPAAHNAAAFEAAVAAVTEATRTLLDQLVVRGGGPGSAAAGQAAASTGATVSGAQRER from the coding sequence ATGTGCCGAAGCATCAAGACGTTGCGGGAGCCGTTCACCCCGCAGGTGACCGACGCGGACATCGAGGCGGCGGCGTTGCAGTACGTCCGGAAGATCTCAGGCTTCCGGGCGCCCGCGGCGCACAACGCCGCCGCGTTCGAGGCCGCGGTGGCCGCCGTGACGGAGGCCACCCGCACCCTGCTCGACCAGCTGGTCGTGCGGGGTGGCGGGCCGGGCTCGGCCGCCGCGGGTCAGGCCGCGGCGAGCACCGGCGCGACGGTGTCGGGCGCCCAGCGCGAGCGGTGA
- a CDS encoding amino acid ABC transporter ATP-binding protein: MDDVTTGEPLIVLDAVNKWFGPLHVLDDVSLSVGRGEVVVVIGPSGSGKSTLCRAINRLEPINSGTITFDGQPLPAEGKALARLRSEVGMVFQSFNLFAHKSILENVTLGPVKVRREKPAAARERGLALLDRVGIANQADKFPAQLSGGQQQRAAIARALAMQPKAMLFDEPTSALDPEMVGEVLDVMTSLARDGMTMVVVTHEMGFARHAANRVIFMADGKLVEDASPAEFFANPRSERAKDFLSKILTH, encoded by the coding sequence GTGGACGACGTGACGACGGGCGAACCGCTCATCGTGCTGGACGCGGTCAACAAGTGGTTCGGGCCGCTGCACGTGCTGGACGACGTCTCACTGTCGGTGGGTCGGGGCGAGGTGGTCGTGGTGATCGGCCCGTCCGGCTCCGGCAAGTCGACGCTGTGCCGCGCCATCAACCGACTGGAACCGATCAACTCCGGCACCATCACCTTCGACGGTCAGCCGCTGCCGGCCGAGGGCAAGGCCCTCGCGAGGCTGCGCAGCGAGGTGGGGATGGTCTTCCAGTCCTTCAACCTCTTCGCCCACAAGTCCATCCTGGAGAACGTCACCCTCGGGCCGGTCAAGGTCCGCAGGGAGAAGCCCGCCGCGGCTCGAGAGCGTGGCCTGGCCCTGCTCGACCGGGTCGGCATCGCCAACCAGGCGGACAAGTTCCCGGCCCAACTCTCCGGCGGCCAGCAGCAGCGGGCGGCTATCGCCCGCGCCCTGGCCATGCAGCCCAAGGCGATGCTCTTCGACGAGCCGACAAGCGCCCTCGACCCGGAGATGGTCGGCGAGGTGCTTGACGTGATGACCTCGCTGGCCCGCGACGGCATGACCATGGTCGTGGTCACCCACGAGATGGGCTTCGCCCGGCACGCCGCCAACCGGGTCATCTTCATGGCCGACGGCAAGCTCGTCGAGGACGCCTCCCCCGCGGAGTTCTTCGCCAACCCGCGCAGCGAACGGGCCAAGGACTTCCTCTCCAAGATCCTCACGCACTAG